A window of Diabrotica virgifera virgifera chromosome 9, PGI_DIABVI_V3a contains these coding sequences:
- the LOC126892075 gene encoding uncharacterized protein LOC126892075, with amino-acid sequence MARVCQVPHQLVFILLQILVPSQHWFVDGTFSTAPPFFSQIYVIMAKRFGGVHPVAYALLPNKQGVTYRRMIELLKNIGPNLNPNKISCDFELAAINAFRDAFPNAQMLGCLFHLTKNLRKHLGECGLMGRYNNDADFALHARMITSLAFIPVHDLDNAIEELSHSLPPELEPLLQWFEDTYVGRPNRRGNGRRPAIFGPELWSVHNRVLSDTDRTNNHAEAAHRRLQIELSMNHPSIWKLIDGLKTVQRGRDMFFEQLVAGNEPPTKRSKYTLADVRIKNLVRDYENRNIIEFLRGISHNYEMNA; translated from the exons ATGGCACGAGTTTGTCAAGTACCACACCAATTAGTGTTTATTTTGTTACAGATATTGGTACCATCGCAGCATTGGTTTGTGGATGGCACATTTTCAACGGCACCGCCTTTTTTTTCACAAATATATGTAATAATGGCCAAAAGATTTGGTGGAGTTCATCCTGTAGCATATGCATTATTGCCAAACAAACAAGGTGTCACTTATAGAAGAATGATAGAGTTGCTCAAAAACATAGGGCCAAATTTAAATCCAAATAAAATTTCTTGCGATTTTGAATTGGCAGCCATAAATGCCTTTCGAGATGCATTTCCAAATGCTCAGATGCTGGGTTGTTTGTTCCACCTTACGAAAAACTTAAGAAAACATTTGGGCGAATGTGGTTTGATGGGTCGTTATAATAATGATGCTGATTTTGCTCTGCACGCCCGTATGATAACGTCGTTAGCGTTTATTCCAGTACATGATTTGGATAACGCCATTGAGGAATTATCCCATTCATTGCCTCCAGAATTAGAACCGTTGCTGCAGTGGTTTGAAGATACCTATGTTGGACGTCCAAATCGCCGCGGGAATGGAAGGCGGCCTGCCATTTTTGGCCCAGAATTATGGTCCGTTCACAATCGTGTTTTGTCTGACACAGATAGAACAAATAATCATGCCGAGGCGGCACATAGGCGACTACAAATAGAATTAAGTATGAATCATCCTAGTATTTGGAAATTGATTGATGGCTTAAAAACAGTACAGCGAG GTAGGGACATGTTTTTTGAGCAACTGGTTGCTGGTAATGAACCTCCAACGAAAAGATCCAAATATACTCTTGCCGACGTAAGAATAAAGAATCTTGTACGAGACTACGAAAATAGAAACATTATTGAATTTCTTAGGGGCATCTCTCATAATTACGAGATGAACGCATAA